Proteins encoded by one window of Lathyrus oleraceus cultivar Zhongwan6 chromosome 1, CAAS_Psat_ZW6_1.0, whole genome shotgun sequence:
- the LOC127091673 gene encoding uncharacterized protein LOC127091673, which produces MESGKRKAFQIKAKVPCVKGFIAFRDGLTNIHRDTFTLKYGKILHLLSVPVQKDAITALAQFYDPPLRSFLFRDFQLAPTLEEFGRILDSPKQKKGPYKGLGQIPKPKELAEVLDIPVKDLTPNIKIWGKVQGIPQEYLEKTAQSFAEAQKWEAHDTIMALLIFGLVLFPNMEKLIDAAAISVFWAVKVKNEDPVPALLADVYHTLHLRFEKKGGLMLCCIPLLYQWFVSHVFKEVDTIESMDGYEWSQKLVGLTENTIIWYPHGLNVGDMITSCGEFPNVPLIESKGCINYNPILAVRQLGYPITYKPDDQLLEGFVFHDMEDLVMLRRVIRAWEKVRFRG; this is translated from the coding sequence ATGGAGTCAGGAAAGAGAAAAGCATTCCAAATCAAAGCCAAGGTACCGTGTGTGAAGGGGTTCATTGCATTCAGAGATGGGTTGACTAATATCCATCGAGACACATTCACACTCAAATATGGGAAGATCCTACACTTGTTGTCTGTACCAGTACAGAAGGATGCTATTACCGCATTAGCACAGTTTTATGATCCACCACTCAGAAGTTTCCTCTTTAGAGATTTCCAGTTGGCCCCAACTTTGGAAGAATTCGGAAGAATATTGGACTCTCCTAAGCAGAAGAAGGGACCATACAAGGGGTTAGGTCAAATTCCTAAACCCAAAGAGTTGGCAGAAGTATTAGACATCCCAGTCAAAGATCTAACCCCTAACATCAAAATTTGGGGGAAGGTACAAGGAATTCCACAAGAGTACCTGGAGAAAACTGCTCAAAGCTTTGCTGAAGCCCAGAAGTGGGAAGCCCATGATACTATTATGGCTTTACTTATTTTtggattggtgttatttcctaataTGGAGAAGTTAATTGATGCAGCAGCTATCAGCGTGTTTTGGGCCGTCAAGGTTAAGAATGAAGATCCAGTGCCCGCACTCCTAGCAGATGTTTATCACACCTTGCACTTACGCTTTGAGAAGAAGGGAGGACTGATGTTATGTTGCATACCACTCCTTTACCAATGGTTTGTCTCTCATGTGTTCAAAGAGGTTGATACAATTGAAAGTATGGATGGATATGAGTGGTCTCAAAAGCTAGTAGGACTCACTGAAAATACCATTATTTGGTATCCTCATGGTTTGAATGTGGGAGATATGATTACTAGTTGTGGAGAATTTCCGAATGTACCATTAATAGAGTCAAAAGGgtgcattaattacaaccctattttagcagTGAGGCAGTTGGGTTATCCTATCACATACAAGCCGGATGACCAGTTGTTAGAAGGTTTTGTGTTCCATGATATGGAGGATCTCGTTATGTTGAGAAGGGTTATCCGAGCCTGGGAAAAAGTTCGCTTCAGAGGATAA
- the LOC127091685 gene encoding BAG family molecular chaperone regulator 1, protein LKFVLIFYYVWCCYRGIEEMLTGPTGLHHQDQKIFYKNKERVSKEFLDVVGVKDKSKLVLMEDPISKEKRYLEMRKNVTMEKASKSISEISLDVDRLAGQVSALETIINKGGKVVEADLLKLIEKLMNQLLRLDGVIADGDVKLQRKIQVKRVQKYVETLDTLRNSSVHFIQRIKWTKSKRSGVNL, encoded by the exons TTAAAGTTtgtattaattttttattatGTTTGGTGTTGTTACAGGGGAATTGAAGAAATGCTAACCGGTCCAACCGGTTTACACCACCAAGACCAGAAGATATTTTATAAAAACAAAGAGAGAGTTTCAAAGGAGTTTCTTGACGTTGTAGGAGTCAAAGATAAATCAAAGTTAGTGTTAATGGAAGATCCTATTAGTAAAGAGAAAAGGTACTTAGAAATGAGAAAGAATGTGACTATGGAAAAAGCTTCAAAATCTATTTCAGAAATTAGTTTGGATGTAGATAGGCTTGCAGGACAG GTGTCTGCTCTTGAAACAATAATTAATAAAGGTGGGAAAGTTGTAGAGGCTGATTTGCTTAAATTGATTGAGAAGTTGATGAATCAATTGCTTAGATTGGATGGTGTAATTGCTGATGGAGATGTTAAGTTGCAGAGGAAAATACAG GTAAAAAGAGTTCAAAAGTATGTTGAAACTTTGGatactttgaggaattcaagtgtgcattttatacaaaggatcaagtggacgaaatcaaagaggagtggtgtcaatttatga
- the LOC127115535 gene encoding 40S ribosomal protein S17, whose amino-acid sequence MGRVRTKTVKKSSRQVIERYYSRMTLDFHTNKKILEEVALIPTKRLRNKIAGFSTHLMKRIQKGPVRGISLKLQEEERERRMDFVPEVSAIRTDQIEVDKETLEMLAALGMSEIPGVVQVDPVAVQPIPFGRGGGGAGAPGRRF is encoded by the coding sequence ATGGGGCGAGTTCGTACCAAAACCGTGAAGAAATCCTCCCGTCAAGTCATCGAGAGGTACTACTCTCGAATGACTCTGGATTTCCACACCAACAAGAAGATTCTAGAGGAGGTTGCTCTGATTCCAACAAAGAGGCTTCGAAACAAGATTGCAGGATTCTCCACTCACCTTATGAAGCGTATCCAGAAAGGACCGGTTCGCGGAATCTCCCTGAAGCTGCAGGAGGAGGAACGTGAACGTCGTATGGACTTTGTTCCTGAAGTCTCTGCCATTAGGACTGACCAGATCGAAGTCGATAAGGAAACTCTTGAAATGCTTGCCGCTCTCGGTATGTCTGAGATTCCCGGCGTCGTCCAGGTTGATCCGGTTGCAGTTCAGCCGATCCCCTTTGGTCGCGGTGGTGGCGGCGCTGGTGCTCCTGGAAGGAGGTTTTAA